Part of the Dyella humicola genome, TGCTCGCCTTGATGGAGCTTCGCCGTTGATCCACGGCGATATTCAACAAGGCGTTCTGACGGCAATGCACCGCGCGGGCGTCGACGTAGCCGAGCCTGAGCGCCTTCGGCTGGACGGTGTTCTTTGCCGTTTCAGCACTAGCGATCGCGACCGCTCCCGGCGCAAACGGAACGGGTGGGCCGTTGTATTTACGGACGGCTCCCGCCCAGTGGTGGCCTTCGGTGACTGGGCGAAAGACCTAAAGGAAACCATGGTGCTTGGTGGCGATGGCGCACTAACACCTGGCGAGCGTGAGTGCCTGCGAATCGCGATTGAGCAAGCGAAAGTCTCGCGCGCGTCCGAGCTGCGAGCCAAGCAGGCGGCAGCCTCACGCTTGGCGAATGAGCAATGGACGCAGGCAACCCCTGCGTCTGAGCATCACCCATACCTCATGCGCAAAGGGATTGACGCGTCAGGGTTGCGGGATCGCTCGGGCTTTCTGCTTGTTCCATTGCGCGACGGGACCGGAAAAGTTCACAACGTGCAGCGCATCAGAGCTGATGGGGAAAAGCGTTTCCTACGTGACGGCCGAGTGTCTGGCCTGTACGCCACCATCGGCAGCGCTGGCGACCATTTGCTGATTTGCGAGGGCTGGGCAACCGGCAAAACGTTATACGCGGCAACAGGGCTTCCCGTAGCTGTGGCTTTTTCTGCGGGCAATCTAATTGCCGTCGCTCAAGTGCTGCGCAGCAAATATCCGTCCATTCGCATCACGGTGTGCGCCGACAATGATGCGAAACCAGATGGCAGCAACCCCGGTGTTAAGGCGGCAACCGCCGCTGCTGCTGCAGTGAGCGGCTTCCTAGCAGTTCCTCCCATCCCCGGCGACTTCAATGACCTTTACGCCGCGCATAGCGGCAATCCAGAAATCATCGAGGCATTACCCAGTGATCCAGTCACAAACTAGTAGTCAATCCGCGCATACGCACAAACGCAAGCCTCCGAACTTTCTAAGCAGCAGCGCAACCGTTGATCTGCCATCCATTACCGAAATCATCGACCTTTCCCTGGCGGCCCCCTCTCTCAAGCCCGCCGG contains:
- a CDS encoding toprim domain-containing protein gives rise to the protein MIHGDIQQGVLTAMHRAGVDVAEPERLRLDGVLCRFSTSDRDRSRRKRNGWAVVFTDGSRPVVAFGDWAKDLKETMVLGGDGALTPGERECLRIAIEQAKVSRASELRAKQAAASRLANEQWTQATPASEHHPYLMRKGIDASGLRDRSGFLLVPLRDGTGKVHNVQRIRADGEKRFLRDGRVSGLYATIGSAGDHLLICEGWATGKTLYAATGLPVAVAFSAGNLIAVAQVLRSKYPSIRITVCADNDAKPDGSNPGVKAATAAAAAVSGFLAVPPIPGDFNDLYAAHSGNPEIIEALPSDPVTN